The DNA window ttacctttttttatGATACAACATATCAAACAAGGGCTTTCTTTAATGTTAAGAAAGAAtgtggttaataataataataataataataatactcaataagccaaaaataattattagctCTCTGGTAATctatatcttattattatacCTTGTGATCAGGTTTGTTGGATTCTGTCAATCCCTTTTGTTTTAGGGCTTTGGTCTCAGGCAAAATAGAAGAAGACCATCGCTCTTTCCCTCCTGGTTTAGACGAGGCATTACCATACCATATCATGCCCAGTATTGCTATCATCATGCCCAGAACCACCTGCAAATTGATCCCCTCTTTCCCGAAGAAAATGAATCCCAGTATCAGGACCAGTATGGTCTTCATGTGTCCAAGCACTTGAAACGACACTGCTGAAAATCTTCCTATGCAGATGAATTGACTCAGATTTGTCCCAATCGCAATTGTGCATGATATAAATATGAACATCTGCAAACATCAAAACCAATTAGTGAATAGATTAGTTGTGTTTTGGATGTACAAAACATTCAAAGAAAACCTGTCTCACTTACCAGAGGTGTAAAACTGTAGTTATATGCATCAACCCTCTTGCCAGTCAACCAATAGTCCACAAAGGGTCCTAATAATAGAAGGGATGCAGCTTGTACTGGGGCAGTATGCCCCAGTAAGTTAAATGATCCCAAGGAATACTTTCTCTGGAGAAAGTGTACATACTGCAAAAAATCATACACAGCATGAATATATGATACATTATTCTAATttcgtaataataataataatgtcaaaAGACagggaaaagaaagaaagaacatACATACTGCTGCATGGCAGTACTCCAAACAGCCACAATTGCGGCAATAAAGCCCTTTGGATTAACACTAACATCAGTAACAGTGCAAACACCAACTCCAAATAAGACTAATAATATGCTCAGATTAGTATCCCTCGAGTATCTCATCTTATCCAAGACAACCTCCAGAAAACAAGAGACAGGGATCATGCTCAACTTTGCAATCTGACAAATCATTTCATCAAAAGGAAACTGATTCACTATAGTGTTATATAGAAAGGAAAAAGGGTCATGTAAATCATATACATAAACTGACCTGATAGAATCCGACTGAATTCCACATTAGACTCACATTCATTCCAACAATTGAAAAGTTTGCAAATATAACGAACTTGACAAGATCAGACAAGGGTAGATGAGATGTCTGGATGTATCCCAATCGCCTAAGAACAATAGTCATGAAGGTAGTTGTTGCGAAATGTAGCCCAGTTAACGTCGTAGCTACATGACACATTAAATGGAACTTATTTCGAAGAAATTTCAAAGGAAAACTTAGCCTGCAGAATATTGAGGTGCATACCGAAAGTGAAACCGTAAGTGGCCATTACAGCTTTGTTGACGATAATGATCCCCACCGAGGTGACGATATTAAACGTCCAAGCAGCTGTGTCAACAGCTcctttattattcattatttttgcTGGAATTATTGTCATCTTCTCTCAGACTTTACACTGAAAAGCAATAGGTACCAAAATTAAAGCCGATCTTACAAATTCTTGAGTTCTTTGAATAATAAGTAAAACCAATTGATTATCTTATTAGTGAAGAATTAGCAAGTCAAAGACTTATTGATCAAGAATCAATAAGTTTTCTGCAGCTATATAGATTGGCTTCTACCATAAGCAATGTTGTCTTCAAACAGACACTAAATGATCAGATTACTAAAATCAGATTATTTAGCATTGTTATAAATCTTATACCTAAATTAAACAAGCATTAAGACAGATCTTATGGAAAGCTTCTTTctgttttgaaaagaaaatgaatgtGCTTTGACTAGAGTATTATATCAGATGGACGTAATTTCCAATCATTAATACCTGTGATCTACTCATCGACAATTCCACTATCTTGACAGATCAAAGatcaataataacataaaatagaTCCAAATGAATGACTTGATATGAACTCTCTGAACATAGAGATGGaaaattaacaaaacaaaagatACAAATCTATGAATTCAACATAGCATAGAATTGAACGGTGAAAGAAGAATCAAAACGGAAAATGTACTAACAGAAAGAGAGCCGGCGGATCTCGTCGCGATCGATCGGAGAAGTTGGAATGAAGATGAACGTTTAGTGATGATGATTTGTTTACGTGTGAAATCAGTAGAGAATGAGAATTCTGTAATCAATTTTACTTCATTGAAGAAGACAGTCTTGGACTTGGACTCGCCGGCGCTGAATTGCCCACGATTTCTTTTGGGcctgtttgattttatttggacTGGCCAACACTTGGAAAATAACCCAATtctcttaggccttgtttggacctagttagaaattttatttttattcattaaactaaataaaattaagtttttattgtCCAAACTCAAAGTAGAGAGCAATATAATTAAGGGTCAATTCAAATCAGTTTCAAATTGACATATTTAGATCGAGCAACATGTTTAGTAATTCATGTTAGTAATTCATGTCAAAATTTCTAACATGAATCTTTAACCCAATTTATTTAACTAAACTCGAACTCAACCCGATGTaagtttcaaattaaaattataacaacacaaaaaaaaaattaaaaaatccgttttcaaaaaatcttccaaaagaaaaaaaattgtaaacgAGTCATCAGATATTTCACGatccaattttttatttattaataagatcGAATAATTTTGATCCTAACAAAAACAATCAtgacatttttttcttatactATTCGGATAGTATTTTCAGGTAGTTCAAAATTGATTGCccaaaatataatgataaaaaaaaataaacaaaatataatgataaaaagaaTAAACAGCTCCTTAAACTTTtacacaaagatcaaacaaccTCATAAACTTTGAAAACTAtcaaattaaaccctaaaactTTTTTGTTTCCTCCACATTTGACAATAACCCAAAATTTAGACAATGAAATACATCCAACTgcttaataaaagaaaaagtccAAACCAAAAtgcatcaaattaaaatatcataaaagttCACTTAGGAAATGTAAAGCAATCTCCACCACTCATCAGCCCACTCTCTAcacctcctcctcctccctCCATCTGCCACGTGTTCCCAACCAACCCTACTCCTCCTCCGTTACCGTTATCCATGATCCCGTTAGTGAAGGGCCAAATCGCTCTAGTCCCAACTCCAAACCCCATATTCTCATAACCAGACCCAAGAAAAAATCCAAGTCCAAGACCAAGCCCATCAAGAGCTAATATACCTGGGCCTTGAGATCCCAAAAAAGAACTAAACGGCCCAATACCATTCTGTTCAAGCTTCATCTCCCCGGCAAAAACAGGGGAATCGGAGGACATAACAGATGCGGCGGCGGCAGAGGAGACTATGGGGAGGGTAAAGGTGCGAGAACGCTTCGTGTTTCGGCGACTACCACCTCCGACGGGAATGTCGCGGAGGGCGCCGCCGTGAGTCCAGTAACGGCGACAGGACTTGCAGAAATGACGTGGCTGAGAGAAGTTGTAGTTGTTGTAGTAACAGAACTTGGTGTTGGTTGAGTCGCAACGAGGACATGGTAAGTGATCGGGTTCTTGTGGAGGTGCGCCGGTGAGATGGGGCCGTGGTTGGCGGCGGTCGGATGAATTTGATGATGGCATTTTGAGAGGATTTTTTTAAGGGAAAGGGTTTGTTTGAAGATTGAGAGAAGATTGGTGTGTGTATTTATAGTAGAGAGATTGATATgtatatagagagagaaggagagagaaagagagagagaaagagattcTGTAGTTCTGAAGGGTTTCTGACGCACCGACCGACGAATTACAGGAAACAAGTTTTGCAGAGCTCTGTTATTCCGCGGCATTTTTCAGTCGGCTCGAAACATACATACATagcactttctctctctatatctaTCTCTATATCtgtctctctctatatatacatatcagTTTCATAGGCAGAATGTGTAGGAGGCTCACCTAGCTAgctagagcttgtttgataataataataggttattttggatttttcttTGGCTTTTTTGAGAAATAATTGtttagacttttttttattacttcacattattattttttatttaaaattttattttaataaagtaaaattattttaataaattaaataattgaatagtttaaaaaatatacatacatgtaagtttgattcaaataaaatttagtttacTTAAGATCTAAAGAGGTAAAATTGTGTtagattataaaatttgaagttaatttattacacaaaattaatatagtagattattatttaaatgttgaaaATTTAAGGATCAATTAAGCACAAACAAAGTCATAATTAGGAGTggatgaatattaatttaacttaattaataaatatatattaagcaAAAACAACTTAGGGTTATTTTGATTTGGTTTATAAGTATAGGTAAGGtgagataatataataaattgttaatattgttttattcaaataattttcacctgtaaaatagttaaatatatgaTCCCAATAAGTTAGATATTCtagagggaaaaaaatataagttgaaaTGATTACAAGTATTAAATATAAACACTATATGTTCATCCTCTTCCTATCCAACttgttttgattattaaaaataagttggTCACACATATCATTCTTAATTAATGTCCTATGTTGGgattttttatccaaaaatatgAGCCTCACACATATTAAGCTCaagtattttgttttcttcactATCTTGTggataatttgtttaaaaagaaaattatcacCATGATCTCGGGTTGGGTTGTGAGAAAACTCATTgatgagaattattttttaaccaaatatgACTGTATATGAAAAATCGAACTAAATGTAAGGCAATATGCATTTGCATAGGTCTCTATGcccaattttttataaaataatattattatttttttttctcttttaatattgcaatgtatataactttttttttatctctttctgcattataatatattactcactttatattatatataaaatttataattattaattaaaaaaatagtggccacaaaatttaaatttggattatGCCCTAATTTTCAGGTCGGACTTGACTCAAGCCAATgtggacttaaaaaaaatttgtgtgCTAATGAGTGTTagctattttttatataattaaaaaagcaaataatgaataaaattgaataaaattaaaattaggggatgtattatcttttattgtaaaatataataataataaaaataataatagaagatGGGCTTGAACCTAACTTAGCCTAAACAAGATTCACTCTTTCACACATCTACATAGGGATATACTAGAttgaaggtaaaaaaaaaaaaacatgtatgGCCTATCAAGTCAAccttgtaataataataagaatagtTATAGTAtagaattcattatttttataattaaaatttgtttattatagtATATGTCAattgttgtattatttatttattggtgtTGATCATCTCTCAATACATAAATGATTAAGTTATGAGATTCTCTACAAGATCTATGCCTCGGGAACAAACTGCACCAGGACTCATATTCCTCGCATGAGTCATTACACAAACCAAAATATATTCTAGCctatttatatcaaataattgtttttttatatctaattttgaaatattaaaataaaaaacccatataattaattcaatttcaattatttaaaataatcataaacaTTAGTAACTATCAcatcaatttcatttttcacattaactaaaatattaaaaacaaattattgtttttgtatgttttatagttctaacattttttcacctaaaaaagttgtttttttttataacacaACAAAAGGATATTTGGAAAATAATCCCAATAACCCAAACCTTtatcccaaattaatatttttaacggttattttgattttgtttattttttccatTATACTCACTAATTCCTATATATacagattaaaaaaacaatcaattaacttattttattcagcttatttaattaaaccaagaataatttgaattactaaaatcaaattattttaaaaaatattccttACATCAAAATAGCCTTCTGTTGTACagttatgatgatgatgatggtgtcGGATATGCATGGAAGAAGTGAACTTTTCCTTTTGTCTTTAAAAGGTCTGGTTTGATTCCTCTACAACCAAAGACCAGGCCTTATTgtgttattttgattatatattttgttaataatttgattaataaatactaaccataaatatttaattgataatatgGTGTCTAGCTAgataattgtaaatatatatatttgattaattaggaatgaacaatataataataatttgaataaacgATAAGCTATAAATTTGGATTTAATAATTAacagaaataataataaataataaattacattcAAACTAGTCTGTGTGGGGCGAGGGGGCATCTGAGTCAAAACAATGGTTTTGTCATTTTCATTCATCCTATGGAACCGTACACAATCCCTCTCagattgtttttatttgttatttgttaaagttatttaaataacttatgttcatattattaaaaaatttatactttaaattattatttattattatatataaatatattttaagttattttatcaaaaatattatcattaaattaaaatatttatcacccatcattatttattttctcttattaCTCAAGATTCTGGTCTCGTTTTAAATGGACTTCTTTACCCCTTTTTACAATGTTTTAAAGTTAccttcaatttatttttatttttttagcagtatttaatttattttaataattaatttttagtatgattaaaaatgttttaaattattttgttagacgtttatgtattttaaacgtgttttaatttttatttgtaatagtttaattgggaatattattataataatttattatacgaatataaattgtatcaaactagtcttatatatatattttttgtcaagaactaatcaaataatatttatatttatttcatattacaTTATACAATTTTTAGAGTTCGGTTTGTGCTTATTAAGGGTGCGTTAGTATGAATGccatatatgtattttatttatgatactAAAATGAATGTTAAAATGTACCATTTTTTGTAGGGCTCgtcaaattatgtttttactCATCTTGTTAGTTGAGAAGAAagttaaattagataaaaatgaaGTGTGTTTAGGTATACAAGACATTGttacttttaataaaacttCGCTCAGCTCTCTAAGTGGTGTAGTAATATAAGTAGGAACAAGATAGTCGATCAAAATTGGTTTGATTGGTTCACTAAATTGTCACTTTGTCTGGTTGATTGTAATATTTGGGGGGTACTTTCGTCATGTGGAAGTACTTTTGAGAATAGTTAATATTTATCGCTAGTGATGAAGTATCAATATGTTTTTGGAATGACGTGTGTGGGGCAAGTGTCCTAATACATAATTTCAGGTGCTTGCTTTTATTGTCATTTGTAGGGATGTTATTCGGAATGTCATGTTTGATCTGCACTCTGGTAGTTTTGTTAGTAGGATTAGATACAAGAGACGTCTTAGGGGTGATGAAGTCTTTGACCATGCGAGATTGTTGAAATGTGTGGGTTTTAAGGAGGTCAAACCGATTATTCGTGATGTTATGCGATAACGagatatgtatatatttaatgttgGTCATTGTTATACGTTATTTAATCGAATCATATAGTCTAGTATTTTTGGATTTGTCATGAAATTCAAAGGTGCCTACTAAGATCTCATTCTTTGGTTGTAGTGTTAATCATGTAGGTATCTTAATAAATGACATATTTAAACATACAAGTTTATGATGGCGAGTCAATTAATGTTGAATTGGCCATAAGGAGGAGTCGACTTCACACCTCCACTTGCATTGTCAATTTGTGGTTGAGATTTGGAGTCTTCTTTTGACCTTGATCGGGATTCGATGAGTTATGCCACCATTGTTAAGAGATTTGGGTGGAGACGGTCCAATTTGATGGTTTAAAACGGTGAAATTTTATTCATGTTatattttttgtgatttttttggTGATTTTTTTTGGCTATAGGGGACTTAGAGAACTTTTGGCAACTATAGATGACGGTTAGATTCATTCACGACGTCATTATTATTACGTTGTTTCAAGTGAGATTCATAAAAAATGTGGATTCGGCGTGTGACCTTGAAATAATTTTTGCTCGATGATTTTGTCTTTTTGTTTTTTCGTTTAGTTTCTTAATTactttgtttttctttatttttatatttttttcttcagttatcatataataattttgtcgAGACATTATTTGCCGtggaccatttaaaaaatatatatatactttaagcTTAAACttggatttatttaaaattattttgataatggTTAGAAGTTTAAACATATTTCCTCCTAACTTAGGAATTtttaggaattttttttttatttttaataaatagttaattctcattcatttaaataaaaaattatatataaaatattaaaaaataactcaacTTGAATGAGAATATAGATATAAGTAATATgacaaatttacaaaataaaaattaaatcgtGAAAATCCAATaatcttgaaaaaaattaaaaaaaaattaaggtgaCTCAAAATACGTACTCGTTTAAGTTTGATAACGATGAGTGGGGAAGTAAAGTAAGTTGAACTAACTAATCATGTACGGTAAAAAGAAtctctataaattattttgagcgATAATGAAATTTGTCATTGTCCGTAGGTTGGTAAGTAATACCGAAATATGTTCTACTAAGTTATAACGGTGAACTCACCTTCTACAtatattgtcaaaataataataaaaactcatacaAATCAATGATGGATACAAAAGCCATCAAATGAAATATCAGTTTCAATAACTCTTTCTTTAAACAAAAGAGAAACAACTCCAAATCtctgtcaattttatttaatttgttgttaaAAAGAAATGCGCACATGGAGTCAAGAAAGTATTACCAAGATAATTTGCGGTATGAGTAACAAACAACTCAACAAAAGTTGAAAGTATggttcaaattataaaaatttaaaacaaaaaatttgatTCGACTAAATAAGATGCTAAACCGAACAAAATAAACACTAACTCAAATCTAATTGgcaaaaaaattaaacaaaacacTCTAATATGTTCAAAAGAAAAGGAgagaattaaaaacaaaatgaattttcaacttttctgtatatttttaaaaagagaataaaagaataaaaaaaaatagaaaaacttAATATTTGAGTAACTCAGACTCTTAATCTTATCTTTTTGGGAACTTAACATTGCCACTAATGTgtcatatatttcattaatatatatacatataagaaacataaagaaaaatataaaataactaacgacattaaaatttaaacctCATATCTCACAGTTATAATAAAAGTTCATGCAcccaaataataattaagataatttcaaatgaattttGATGCTGAAAGAAAAACATGACAATATTTCCTAAAACGAATactaaaattagaaaatgtttgaataaaattttgataaaatgtttgAATACCCTTTATTAAGGATTTAGTTTGAgctttgttttcaaaatatggatgaataaattaatcctaattaatttactcaaaatcaaaattgttgcacaattataaatttgtaaaattaagagttttaattcatttaaaaactgTTAATTGTTGTTGATTTTGAATTGTtagtgttttttataaaataaatttaaaatttattaatataaaataatataatttattttataaataaaataaaaatatatttaattattttttgttagtaaaatgattgatttgattaatgtgagagataataaaatattatttagttatagttaaaattttaaaataatttaattaaataagctttaagagttttacacgtttaaaagtttatttatatattaaaattgaaatgaaaaaaataaaaacaaacgggtctagagagagagagaggggtaGTATTTCCGTTTGGCACGCGAGGCAGCAGGCTTGAAGTGTAGTAGCTATCTAACTATCCTATTCCTAtctagatagatagatagatacatgaattataatttaattaattaattaataaattattggttcatatataataataataaaatataaatagaggTACGTGTCTTATAATGAAAGGGCAGTGGCATTGAAGGGTCATTGTCCTTGCCCCCATAATCCAACCCTCCCTCCCTATGGGCAGACAGACAATATACACAGAGGACTATACTGTTGACGACCGTCGTCTTCATTCGGCATTTTCCCTATTTCTcgattcttttcaaataatccttttTTCCAATAACACCATTTTTCTACCCAACCCTGCAGCATCATGCACCAGCAACTAATTgcgacttttttttttctttttcttacaACCCCCTtcttttttaaatctatttaattacatctttaatcttcttttattatatattgttaaaacctAAAGGGATCGATgtgacttttatttatttatttatttatttaaatatatgtatttttgtaacccacttatttcattaatataaacttatttagaaaaaaaaaatacataaatttaaccAATTAGCAATGCTGCAATTAATATTAGAGTGTCAAATAAGAGTGGGAAAAGAGTAAAGACAGACCCTAGGACTTATCAACTCTCATAttaactctttttatttttatttaaaaaaaatgatttttcaaataaaataaccaCAATCTTTATATACATTGCATTTGagttaaaagataatatatacaaaataaataagaagtaTTAACATCTggagaaaatagaaaaataaatattattaagagaCCGGCCCCGAACCGAGCAAAACTAATGAGGTCTAAGCTATTAATAATGATTCATGGTATTACTTAGTATGGACTTTGGACAAACAACTTGATTTCGGTAAAGGAAAAAATTGCATTTTCTTGATAAAAATGGGCTAACCACAGGCCCACACTAGTTGAAATatatccaaataaataaatatatataaaactagttttattaaagtttattttatttcgtaaaatattatccaaattaaataatttattacttaatttaatatatataagtgtatttaataacacatatttataaattataatcacttatttttatagacttaaatataaagatataaatatatatatatatatatttattttattttaaaaataaaaaataactaaacacattaataaaataaagttaccaaaaataatgttatctttttaatttaataaatttatattagatttacATTTCTTCTCTCTATATCAAAACTCTCTTTTTTCTTAGATTATGAtacatcaaaattttcatattttaaaaattaatttcaagcACAGTTTCAATCAGAATATTGTGATTagatataaactaattattaaaatagaaaaagaataataaaagtgATCAATTATATAGAGAGCAAATAAGAAAGATAAGCTAAAGtgattaaaacaatttataacttatattatataacttattctATAAACATTCGGGTCTATTTGATCTTATTTATACTAGGTaacttaaaacaaaattttaacaaattattatgcAATGGAGACTTATTTCACGCTAATAAATTAATCGAATGAAATAATAACCTAATATTAATGAAAgtaattttgacattttaatttaattaatcctATACTATATATAGTATATACAATCTGCAGAAAGGAaaacagtaaaaaaaaaaacatcataattCTGGCGTGAGAATGACCGACTTCTAGAATCGGTTAGTGAgaaaagatataattatttatcatcATTATAGAAGAAGTAGAAGTTTGTACAAATAATCAAACCTTCTTTTCCTTTTTCCCGTCTTAATTATAAGTTCCCTTGATGAGtgtgatgatatatataatatattgctaattaattaattaattaattaattaatcagcTGTAAGCCTATATATAACA is part of the Impatiens glandulifera chromosome 1, dImpGla2.1, whole genome shotgun sequence genome and encodes:
- the LOC124922031 gene encoding dof zinc finger protein DOF5.8-like, with the translated sequence MPSSNSSDRRQPRPHLTGAPPQEPDHLPCPRCDSTNTKFCYYNNYNFSQPRHFCKSCRRYWTHGGALRDIPVGGGSRRNTKRSRTFTLPIVSSAAAASVMSSDSPVFAGEMKLEQNGIGPFSSFLGSQGPGILALDGLGLGLGFFLGSGYENMGFGVGTRAIWPFTNGIMDNGNGGGVGLVGNTWQMEGGGGGVESGLMSGGDCFTFPK
- the LOC124920915 gene encoding UDP-rhamnose/UDP-galactose transporter 4-like, with product MTIIPAKIMNNKGAVDTAAWTFNIVTSVGIIIVNKAVMATYGFTFATTLTGLHFATTTFMTIVLRRLGYIQTSHLPLSDLVKFVIFANFSIVGMNVSLMWNSVGFYQIAKLSMIPVSCFLEVVLDKMRYSRDTNLSILLVLFGVGVCTVTDVSVNPKGFIAAIVAVWSTAMQQYYVHFLQRKYSLGSFNLLGHTAPVQAASLLLLGPFVDYWLTGKRVDAYNYSFTPLMFIFISCTIAIGTNLSQFICIGRFSAVSFQVLGHMKTILVLILGFIFFGKEGINLQVVLGMMIAILGMIWYGNASSKPGGKERWSSSILPETKALKQKGLTESNKPDHKV